In Immundisolibacter sp., the sequence ACATACATTTGTATAAAAATATAACTCTTGCCGCACGACTTGCGCTGATCCGAATAAGTAATAAGTAAAAAGGCCTCAGGAGAGAGAGCCCATGGAGCACGAACCCCGCTTCACAGATTGGCTGGAGCGCATGACCGATCCGGTGGCGATCCTGGAGGGCGTCACCATTGAGACAATGCGCGCGCGGCACTGGAACCAGGCGTTCGCCGCGCTCATGGGCATCCGCGACGCGAGCAGCGCGAACCAAGACCTGGCTATCGCCCTGGCCCGAGCTGAACCGATGGATCCCGCCCGGCGCCTCGAGGCGCGGACCGATTTCGAGCGTGCCAACAAGCTGGCGCTCAAACAGGGTCGCCATCTGACCCGCTGGCAGTTTCTGCAGACCGATAACACGCTGCTGCAAATAGAGGTGGAGCTCATCGCCCTGCCATCGGTCGGCCCCGAAGCCTTCTGTGCGCATATCCGCGACATCAGCGAGGCGCTTGAAACCAATGAATCGCTGCAACGCACGGAGGCACGTTTCAGGGATTTGTTCGAGGTGGCGTCGGACGCCTGTGGCTTTGTCTCCATCATGGATGACGCGCCGCGCTTCATCGAATGCAACACCGCCCTGTGCCACCTGTATGGCGTACAGGACAAAGCCCAGTTATTGGGTCGTACGCCTATAGATTTTGCTTTGCCTGTCCAGCCAGACGGCCAACCGTCGACGCAGCGTGCCCAGGGCGTCTATGAGCAAACGCTACGCCATGGCCACGCCCGCTTCGAGTGGCTAGCCAAACGCCTGGACGGCACGGAATTCTGGATTGACATCACACTCACGCTGCAGCCGTCCTGGGGCGAGGGCGCGGTGCATTTCTCCGGCCGCGACATCACCGAGCGCAAGCAGGCCGAAGCAACCCTGGCGCGCGCCGAGGAACTGGCGCGGATAACACTGCAATCGATTGGCGACGGCGTCATCACCACCGACGCCCAGGCCCGCGTGACCGGCCTGAACCCGGTGGCCGAACAGCTGACTGGATGGTCACAGGCCGAGGCACAAAACCGGCCAATCACCGAAGTCTTCAAGATCATCAACGAGGACACGCGTACCCCGGCGGACAACCCGCTGCTGCTGTGCCTCGCCGAGGAGCGGGTGGTAGGGCTGGCCAATCACACGGCGCTGCTCAGCCGCAACGGCAGCGAATACGCCATTGAGGACTCGGCGGCGCCCATCCGCATGCCGGACGGCACCCTGGCCGGGGCGATCATCGTTTTCCATGACGTCACCGGAGCCCGTCGCCTGGCGGCGGAAATGTCACATCAGGCCCGGCACGACCCCTTGACCAGCCTGCCCAACCGGCGTGAGTTCGAGACCCGGCTGGACGAGCTGCTGGAACAGGCCAGAAGGACGAATTCGCAGCACGCCCTGTGCTACGTGGACCTGGATCAATTCAAGGTCGTCAACGACGGCTGCGGCCACGGCGCCGGCGATCAATTACTGGCCGAGCTGGCTACCCTGCTCAGCCAGAAAATTCGCCGCGGCGACACACTGGCGCGCCTGGGTGGCGACGAATTCGGGGTGTTACTGGCCGACTGCCCACCGCAAAAAGCCGCCGAGATTGCCGCCGAGCTGCTGGGCATCATTGGCGACTTTCGCTTCCGCTACGGCGAGCGCAGCTTCAACGTCGGCGCCAGTATCGGTCTGGTGCCGATCACGGCCACCGCCGCCTCGGCAGCAGAACTGCTGACCGAGGCCGACCTTGCCTGCTATACCGCCAAGGATCTGGGCCGCAATCGGGTGCATCTGTTTCGTCCCGGTGATGCCGATCTTGCGCGTCGGCGCAGCGAGATGCAGTGGGCCACCGAACTGCGCCTGGCGATGGATGAGAAGCGCCTGGTTCTGTATGTGCAACCGATCACTGCGCTGGCTGATGCGAGTTCAAAACCGTGGTTCGAGGTACTGCTGCGCCTGCGCCATCACGACGGGCGCATTGTGCTGCCGGGCACCTTCCTGCCGGCGGCCGAACGCTTTGGCCTGATGCCGCTGATCGACCGTTACGTGCTGGATCACGCCCTGCCCCTGTTGCTGCAGCCCGACGCGGTCGGTGGCGCCCGGCTATCGCTGAACCTGTCCGGTAGCTCGCTGGAGGACGAGGCAGTCATGGCCATCTTCGAGAACTACTTTGCCGATCCGCGCCGCGTCGACGGCAAGTTGTGCATGGAACTGACCGAGGCAACAGCCGTGGCGCATCTTGGTCGCACGCGCGCGTTCATTCAGCGCCTGCGCAGCATGGGCTGCCGGTTCGCGCTGGACGACTTTGGCACTGGCGTGTCGTCGTTCGCCTACCTCAAGCACCTGCCGACGGACTACCTCAAGCTCGACGGCAGCTTTGTGCGCGACATCACGCGCGAACCGATCGACCGTGCCATGGTGGAGGCCATCCATCGCCTGGCCACCATCATGGGTATCGAGACCATCGCCGAGTTCGTGGAGGAAGCCGACACCCTGCGACTGCGCAAGGACATCGGCGTCAATTACGGACAGGGCTTTTTGCTGGGTCGGCCGGTACCGATCGAAACGCTTGCCGGAAATGCTTGGGCTCACCAGCCTGGACTGGCAACAGCCAACATGTGAAAACATTTCTCAACGGGCTGGTGTACTCCGGCCGTCAGCATCCCTGGCCAGGATCGTCGCCCTCGCCAGACGGGCGAGTGCCTTGGTCGCTTCCCCAGGCCAGATCGCAGCACAGTACGCCCGGCACGCCAGCCAGTGGCGCGGTTACTGCCAAGGTCAGACAGGCGACGCCAAAGCCGCGTTGCAGATGAGCGCGGCTTATCTGCACCGCATCCGGGCGCGCGACAGCGCGCGCGAAATAACCACTTTCCGAGGCATCAGCGCCGTGCTGATCCAGCAATAGCGGAAAGCGCGGCGCACTCGCCTGAGTACCCATGACGCTGTCGCCACGCTGGATGCCATCCCGATCCAGCCAGTAACAACGCAATAACGGCCTGTGTCCAAGCAGCGGGGCGGTCGAGGTTCGCACGTCGTCACCAGCGGCCAGGCGCCGCGCAGCAGCAGCCAGATTTGCGCGCCATTCGTCCAACCAGCCGGGCAGTGGCGCCGCGGCGGCGGACGAACTTGCCGCCGCGCGCAGGGCGTCGATGGGGGTAGCTGCTGCAATTTCCAGCAGGTTGGCCGCTGGCCGCGCGAAATGAAAGCCCTGGGCCAGGTCGCAGCCGACCTCCAGCGCCAGCAACGCCTCGGTAAAAGTCTCCACCCCTTCCATCAGCACCAGCGTGCCGCAATCGTGCAAAAACTCGACCAGGCTCGGCAACAGACGGCGCTCGTCGGGACTGGCCAGCGCCGCTCTGAGCAACTCCCGGTCCAGCTTGACGATATCGACACCCAGCGACCACAGGCGGGTAACGCTGGATAACCCGACGCCATAGTCGTCGATGGCTACCAGGCAACCCATGCGCCGGTAATGGGCCACCGCATCGGCCAGGGTGTCGCCATCCTGAACGCCGCTTTCGGCGATTTCCACCACCACCCGGGCCGGATCAAAACCGGTTGCCTCCAGCAGTGGGGCCAGAAATTCGCCGTGGCGGCGGCGGCTCGCCACCACCAGCGGCGACACATTAAGAAACAACCAGCCAGCGTCTTCTCCGGCCTGGCGCTGAAAATTGCGCAGGTGCAGCAAGCGACACAGGCGATCCAGATCGACCAGACCCACCTCGTCCAGCCCGCCACTGAAGAACCGAAACGGTGTGGCGCCGCGACCATCGGCATAGTCGAGGCGCACCAGACCTTCATGGCCCACCACCCGGCCGGTGCTCAAAGTGACCACCGGCTGAAACACGCTCGACAAACGCAAGCCGCGAAACTGACCCTGCCAGATACCTGCTTCATCAGGCTTTGCCTGCTTGCTGATACCGTCGTAGGGCGAACTATTGACGCAGGTGGGTAGGGGCATGTTCACCTTGGTTTCAACTCGCTCTGGGTGACTACTGGGACGTAGCGATGGCATGACTGACGCGTTATCGGCCAGTCGTGCACAAATCTGGAGCGAGTCCGGCGCACGCCCGCCGCCGTTGCCGGCCGCGGGCGATCGCCGACCTGATCAGCCACCGAATACCTTGGCCAGGAAGGCGATTTCGTCGCCGATGCGCACGTCCAGAATGGCCGGCTTGCCGTCGCGCACGGCCGCCACCGCCCGTTCGACGGCGCCACGAATCTGCGCCGGGTCTTCAACCTTCTCGCCATAGCCACCGAACATCACTGCCAACTGGCCATAGTCCGGGTTCGGCGCGATCGGCGAACTGACATGATTACGGTTGGTCACCGCCGCGCCCTGCGGGTAGAGGAACTCGGTACCCATCTGCATGGACCGGTAGTGACCGTTGTTGAAAATCACCGTGAGCATCCCGACGCTGTACTGCTGGGAGAAACCGAGCGCGGCCAGGCCGGGGTTGTAGTTATAGGTGCCGTCGCCCACGAAGGTGACCAACAGTTTGTCCTTGAGGCCGATGGCGGCGCCCAGACCCATCCCCAGACCCAGGCCCAGACCACCCGACAGGGCGTTGATGAAATGGCCGGGCTTCAGGCGGTCCATCACGTTGATGATGGTGTGGTGGGACAGGATGGTCTCGTCCACGATCACCGCGTCATCCGGCAGGCAGGCATTCAGTTCGTGGCACAGAAAGCGTGCGTCAATAGGCGTGGCGGCGGCATTCTGCAGCGCGTCCTCGCGCCACTGGGCACGCCGGCCCGTGCTGCGCCCGGCCCACACTTTGCGCCTTGCATCGGCGCCGCCGGTGGCCTGCGGGATCAGTTCCAGCAATACCTCCACCGCCGCCATCGCATCGCCCTGGATTTGCAGATCGGCGGTAAATCCGGTGTAGGGGTCACGCTCGCGCAAGGGATCCTGTGCCACATTGATCAGCCTGGCGGTCTTGGGCGTCATGGCGGTCGGCGGATACCACGGACCGGGTGACTCCAGCATCAGCACCGCATCCACTTCCCCCAGCCAGGGCTGGGCATAGAAACCGGCGTGCAGGTCATGGTCTCGCGGGAAATTCACGTAGCCCGGGTGCTGACCTTCCACCACGCCGGCGCCAAGGCGCTCGGCCAGTGCCACCAGTTGCTGCGCCTGCTCCGCCGTGCGAGCGGCATTCTCGACAATGATCAGCGGGTTTGTTGCCGAGCGCAGCCAGTCGGCGGCCTCGGCCAGCGGCGCGCGCAGCGGCTGCGGCGTGCTGGGCGTCGCGTACCGGGTGGGTGCCGGCAACACCGCCGGCTGATGCAGATACTCGAACGGCAGGGACAAAAATACCGGCCCTTGCGGCGCGGCCATGGCCAGTGCACAGGCGCGGTGTACGGCGCCGGCCAAAACAGCCGGCGTATTCAGGCCGAAGCTGGACTTGGTAAAACTGTCGACCAGCCGCGCCGGCCCGCCATGATCGGCCAGGAAGCGACCCCACTGCGCGCCGACCCAGGCATCCGGTCCCTCACCGAAGGTCACCGACTCACCGGCCAGCACCAGCAGGGGAATCTGCTCGTGATACGCGGCGCGGATGCCCATTGAGGCATGCAAGGTGCCGACGGTGGCGTGGATCAGGCACACCCCAAGCTTGCCGGTGGCGCGGGCGTAGCCCATCGCCTCGCCAATGGCCAGGTCCTCGTGGCGGATGTTGTAGTAGGTCGGCGCCGGCTGGCCCGCTGCCTGGCGGCGGGCCAGGGCTTCCCATAAGGGCGGCCATTCAGATCCGGGCGACGAGAAGATCGCCTCCACGCCGTATCCAGTCAGAATGTCGAGAAATACTTCGGCACCATTGGGTTGGCTCATCGGCGTTCTCCTCGTGATTTAGTTACGGCAATCAGTCTGGCTGGAACCGGACCGTGCCCGGTGTCAATCATAGCCCGGCATGCCGACCGAACGATCAGCCGGGAAGGCGTGCTAATTTTGCTTTCCCAACCGCCCCCGCCGAGGAGCACCATGAACGCACCGCAGGCCCTTTCCGATTACGCCCACCTGGTGCAGACCGACCGAATTCACGGCTCCATCTACACCGACCCCGCCATCTTCGAGCAGGAGATGGCACGCATTTTCCACCGCGGCTGGCTGTGTCTGGGTCATGAAGCGGAGATTCCGCAGCCGGGCGATTTTCGCGCCACCACGCTGGGGCGCCAGCCGGTGCTGATGGTGCGTGGCGATGATGGCCAGGTACGCGTGTTCATGAATCGCTGTCGCCACCGCGGCATGACCCTGTGCGAAGACGAAACCGGCAACGAGAAATTCCTGCGCTGCTGGTACCACGGCTGGGTGTACCGCAATACCGGTGAGCTGGAAGATGTGCCGCTTGCGAACGCTTATGGCGCGCAGTTCCGACGCGAGGATTTCGGCCTCACGCCAGTGCCGCGCATGGAAAGCTACCGCGGCTTCGTGTTCGCCAGCCTGGCGCCGACCGGGCAGTCCTTGCTGGAACACCTTGGACTGGCCCGGCGCTATCTGGACATTTTCCTGGACGCGTCTCCGACCGGCGAGATCGACGTTACCGCCGGCGTGCACCGCACACGCTATCGCGGCAACTGGAAGTTCGTCGGCATGGACGGCTACCACCCACACTACACGCACCGCTCGGTGATGGATTCCTGGAAGCGGCGGCCCGGCGGGGGCATGGCCAATCTTCACCACGGCGACCCGTTCTGCGACGAGTCCGGCAACCTCACCCGCGATGCCGGCAACGGCCATGTTCTGCTCGACATGTTCCCCAGCCGCCTGGCGCACGTGGACGAGTACCTGGCCGGCATCCGCAAGCGTCCGGGTGGCGAGGATTACATCGCCGCCATGCAGGAGGCCCATGGCCCGCAACGTGCCCGCGAGTTACTGGCCTGGGCCGGCGACCCGCATGTCGGCATCTATCCCAACCTGCAACTGATTGGCATCCAGATCCGCATTATCCGGCCGCTGGCGGTGGACGACACCGAGGTGCTGATGTTCCCGGCACTCCTCAAGGATGTGCCGCCATCCATCAACGAAATGCGGCTGCGCCAGCACGAGTCCTTCTATGGTCCGGCCGGGGCTGGAGCACCGGACGACGCCGAAATCTTCGAGCGTAACCAGCAAGGCCTGGGCGCCACGGTGGAGCCGTGGGTCTATCTGGCGCGCGGCCTGGAGCGCGAACGCCAGGACACAGACGGCTCGATCATCGGCATGCCCGGCGACGAGACCACCCAGCGCGGGCAACTGCGCGAATGGAAACGGATGATGAGCGAGGCTTGAGCAGGCATGGACATCACGCGCGAGACCATCGAGTCGTTCCTGTTTCACGAGGCGGATCTGCTCGACGAGTTCGCCGTCGAGGAATGGTTGGCACTGTGGACACCGGACGCCTGTTATTGGGTGCCCTGCAATGGCCGCGCGGGCGGTGACCCGACGCGAGAGGTGTCGCTGATCTATGACGACTATGCCCGCCTGCAGGACCGCGTGTGGCGCCTGGCGAGCCCGGCCGCGCACAGCCAGCGCCCGCGCTCGCGCATGCGCCGGGTGGTTGGCAATATCCGCTTCGAGCTGCGCGAGGGCGAGTTGCACACCCGTTCCAACTTTCTACTCGCCGAACTGCGGCGCGGGCGCCAGGAAATCTGGTCCGGGGTCTGCCAGCACCGCCTGCTGGCCAGCGGTGACAATTTCCAGATCAAGGCTAAAACCGTGCTGCTGACGCAAAGCGACGAGGCCATCGACAACCTGAGCTTCCTATTGTGAGTCCTATGAACCAAGATCTTGAATCGGCCCTGGCGGCCCCCCTATCCGGCCAACTGCATCCACAAGTCGCCGCCCACCTGGCCCAGCTTGCCGCCATGGACCCGCCGCCGCTCGAAGCGCTGACCCCCGAGCAGGTGCGTGTGGGATTCGCCATGCAGCTGAAAATGACCGCCGGCCCCAGCACGCCATTGGCGCAGGTACGCGACCTCACCCTGCCGGGGCCCGGTGGCGCACTCAAGGCACGCCTGTACCACCCGCAAACAACCGGCACCTTGGCCGGGCTGGTGTTCTTCCATGGCGGTGGCTGGGTGATTGGCGACCTCGACAGCCACGACGACCTGTGCCGCGACCTCGCCGCGCAGGCCGGTTGCGGCGTGCTGGCCGTGGACTACCGCCTGGCGCCGGAACAACGCTTTCCGGCCGCCGCGCAGGACGCCATCGCTGCCACTGCCTGGGCAGCGACCCATGCGGACGAACTGGGGTTTGACCCGACCCGTCTGGCGGTTGGAGGCGACAGCGCCGGCGGCAATCTTGCTGCGGTAGTCGCGATCGCTGCCCGCGATAGTGGCAACGCGCCGCTACGCGCCCAGCTGCTGATGTATCCGGTGACCGACATGTCGCGCCTGGACGGCGAATCCTACCGAGCCTGTGGCGAAGGCTACGGCCTGACGGCCGGTGCCATGAGCTGGTTTCGGGACCACTACCTGGCCAGTCCCGAAGCGGCCCGCGATCCCCAGGTGTCGCCGCTGCTGGCATCCGACCTTGCCGGCTTGCCGCCCGCGCTGGTGGTCACGGCTGAATTCGACGTCCTGCGCAGCGAGGGCGAGGCCTACGCCCGCCGCCTTGGCCAGGCGGGCGTCACCACCCGCCTGGTCCGCTACCCCGGCATGATCCACGGCTTTGCGTCCATGGCCGGGGTGCTGGCGGTCGGTCACCAGGTGCGCACCGACATGGCGCAGTGGCTCAAATCGACCCTGGCCGCCTAGGCCATAACCAGGCCCGGGCGACCGATCACGGCGCCGCGGCAGCCTGCATCGCCGCGGGCCGCACGCCATCACCCGGGTCCAGTTCCACCAGTGCCTGCGGCCCCTCGCCGGTGGCGGAGTACGCCGTCCATAGGTTTCCGGTGTGGCGATCGAAGGTGATCATGCGCAAAAAGGCACCCGGCCGCGGCAGGGGGTAGCGGGTAAAAGCGTAGGTCGTTGGATCCATGCGGTAGATCACGTCGGCATTGGTGGTTCCTACCCACAAACATTTGCGCCACGGGTCCCAGGTGACGTTGTAAGTGGCCGCCCAGCGGTCGGGCAGCTTGACCCGCGCCAGCTGTTTTTTGGCCCGGGTATCGTAGATAAACACCTCGCTTGAACCCATCAGCGGCACATAGATGCGGTCTTCTTCATCGATCGCCAGACGACGCGGACCCTCGCCCATCTCAAAGGGAATGTGGGTTTCGAACGTCAGGGTCTCGACATTGAACGACCCGACCCCACCGCCGAGCTGCGCGTACCACAGGTGCTTGCGCTCAGAATCCATGACCATGCCGTAAATCGCCGTGTGGATGGTGCCCTTACCCTCAGGCTGGGGTGCCTGGAACTGCACCGTCTCGCGCGTTTCGGGGTTGAGGCCGCCAACCTTGTTCAGGCCGATCAGCGTCGCCCAGACGCGGCCCTTGTGATCGTAGGCGACCTGAAAGTTGGAGTCGAGCGCGAGGTCATGGATCAGCGCCCCGGCGCCGAAGTCCTGGTACAGCGTCCATTTCTCGGTCTGCGGGTCCAGCCGCATGAGCAGATCGTTTTCGATCGAGGTGACCCACAGGTTGCCGAGCGGATCATCGACGATGGTATGGGGCCCGCTGGCCTTGTCGAACGGCACCTTGAAGTATTTGACTGTGCTGTCGCGGGGATCCAGGCGTACCAGTTGATTGTGGGTCAGATCGGCGCCCCAGGCGTACGGCGAGCGCGCGGACAAGCCGACCTCGCGCGTAAAGCCGTCGGGCGGCATCTGATACTCGCGGATCACGGTGCGCGGGGTCACCCCCAGTGGCGCACCGGGGTTGTAGGACTTCAAGACCGAGTAGTCGGTCGGCAAATGCGCGGCCAGCGCGCGGGCAATGATGGCTTCATCTTCAAGGTCGTAACCGGCGATGCTGGGATCGGCCTTCACCTCGTGCGGAAAATCCGGCCAGGCGCTCATTTCCGGACCCAACTCGAATGTCTTCACGCGCATGTACTGAATCATCGCGTGCCAGGCCACCTCGCGGCCCGCCAACGGCGTGTCGCGGGTGAACTCTGCGTAGCGCTGCATCTTGGGCGCCGGCAACTGGTGACAACCGGCGCAAATCCACAGCGCGTGCCGGCTGTCGGCATCGTCTGGAAATCCTTGCATCCAGGCCGAAGCGGGCACATCGGCGGCGACATTTTCGGTACGCTCCAGCGTCAGATCGACACGCCGAACCTGCCCCTGCAGGGCGCCCATCTGACTAAGCGGGGTCGGCCCGGCCGGGGCGTAACCGAGCAAGCGCGCCGACAAGGTCAGTGCAGCCTCATCCTTACCCGGATCGGCAAGCTCGTAACTGCCGTCAGACCCGCTAAACACACTGGTGCTCAACGCCCCGACCACCGGCGCGCTCGGCTCCACCGTCACCATCACCCCCGCCAAAGGTCGGCCCGTAGCGTCCACAACCTTGCCGTGCAGTTGCACAGCTGCAGCTGGCAATGTCCCAATCGCTAGCGCGAAAAGGGCGAAATAGCGTGCCTTGCCTTGCATCGTCTTGTACCCCTCGGAGGCCACACAGACCCCGTATATCCCGGTAACAACCTTTGTTCTCAGCCAGCAGGCGCCCAGGTATTCAGCTCCGGCCCGCCCGCGAGTAGCGCCATCAGGCGCTCGCGGAAGGGCTCAAGCGCCACGTTGGCCCGATGCCCATCCAGAGCCGACTGGTCACGGTACACCTCGTACATGAACACCGTATCCGGGTCCTCGACACTCCGGTACGGGTCGTAGGCCAACATTCCAGGCTCTTTGCGGCCTTCGGCGGCCATTTCCTGAAGCAACTGAGCCAGTTTGTCACCTTGCCCGGGTTTGGCGCTGATTTTCACTGTCACTAAGAACAAAACATAACTCCTTGATTAATTATGGAAAAGTCCACCTTGGCCAGGAAACTGTTAGCCGTACGAACGAGCCTCTCAAGCCAGCAGACGCCCGAAGCGGGCCGCGTACGAGCCACCATCCACCGGCAGGCAATAGCCGTTGATATAGGAAGCGTAGTCCGAAGCGAGGAACAGAAAACCTTCGGCAACATCCGCCGGCTGCCCCGGCCCCATCGGCATACCGGCGCCGGCCTGGGCCACAAAGCCATCGACCGGCACACCAAGGTCTTCGAGCCCCTTGATCGCGCCCTGGGTCAAGGTAAACCCTGGCTGCACGCCACATACCCGGATGCCATCCAGCGCAAACATGCCGGCACTGACCCTGATCAGCATCTCCTGAGCCCCCTTGGCAGCTCCATACGCCGGGAAAACAGCCGGGTGAGTAAACGCACCGTAATCGCCAAAAATGGATGCCGTCGCCACCAGAATCACCCCGGCCTTTTGCGCCCGCATCACCGGCACCGCTGCCTGGATGGCAAACAAAGTGCCCTTGGCGAGAACCGCGTGCTCAAGATCCCACTGCTCCTCAGCCAAATCCTCAAGCGCCATGGAAATATTGCCAAACGGCGTGCTCACGAGGATGTCGACGCCACCCATCAACTCCACTGCCCGCGCCACCGTGGCTTGCACCTGTGTCTTGACGCTGATGTCCAGCACCACCGACCAGGCGGTACCACCCGCGCTGGTAATGTCCTGGGCCGTGCCTTGCGACAGATCCCCGAACAGATCACCGCATACGACCTGTGCGCCCTGTTCCGCGAACAACTTCGCGGTGGCCTGACCGATCCCGGAACCAGCCCCGATCACCAAAGCGCGCTTACCTTGCAAAAGTCCCATCGTGGTCTACCTCACGCGTAAAGAAGTCCACCATCCACCAGGACAGAGGCGCCATTAATCATCCGCGCGTGGTCCGAGCACAGGAAGGCCGCCGCCTTGGCAACCTCGTCCGCCGTCCCGGCGCGGCGCATGGGCACCCGACCGGCGGTTTCGTCGAACAAAGTGCTACTGCCGGCCTGACGTTCTGTGAGTTGGCCACGCTGCTCCATCGCCGCCCGCAACGCAGGGGTGTCGATAAGCCCCATCACCACCGCGTTGGCCCGCAAGCCATTCGCCGCACCGAACAGTCCCAGCGCCTTGGTCAGGGGCCCAACTGCGGCCTTGCTTGCGCCGGCAAGGCCCATCTCCGGGCTGGTTGCCATCGCCCAGGTGGAAGAAACAAAACAGACCGCGCCCGGGCGGCGCAAGCGCTTGAGCGCGATGTGACCAGCGCTTACCGCAACCGCGCCGTTGAGCTCGCTCAGCTCGCGCCAGCGCCCAACTGACCAGTCCTCTGGCTTGCACGGGCTCCAGTCCGAGATCGCATTGACCAGAATGTCGACCCCGCCCATCGCCGTGTGCGCTTGCTCGAACGCCGATGCAACGTCAGTGTCGGGCAGGACAGTCGAACTGACTCTCGCCCCTTCGGCACGGAACAAGGCCACAATCGCCCCGCCAATGCCGTCGCCCCCATCAAGCACCAATACATTTTTTTTATCCAGTAACACAATTGCCTCCCACCGGTATTGCTCCCGTCGCTGTCGCACCGATCTGAAACCGCTCTGCCTCGAACGCGCCCGGCGGCATGTCGGCGCACTGGAAACGCTCCACCGCTACAGCGGCCTCGACAAAGGACAGCGTCAACCAGAACAGCCGTTGCTCACCCGCATCAAACGTGTCGATGGGCTTTCGATTCAAGTCGTCGAGGATGCCCGGCAGGCGCGGCAACAGGGCGCGATACAGCGCTTCCAACTCAGGGTAATGAGCCTGCAAATGGCGCTGCGCGCGCTCGGATTCCGTAGCCAGGGACCACTCTTGGGCGAGCAGCTCAAGGTCAGCGTAAGCAGCGGGTAAGGCAGGGATCACAACTCACCCCGCAGGTGCGCCTCGACCACCTCAAGGCTGTGCAGCAGCGGCAGTTCCTGCGCCGAAA encodes:
- a CDS encoding SDR family NAD(P)-dependent oxidoreductase translates to MLLDKKNVLVLDGGDGIGGAIVALFRAEGARVSSTVLPDTDVASAFEQAHTAMGGVDILVNAISDWSPCKPEDWSVGRWRELSELNGAVAVSAGHIALKRLRRPGAVCFVSSTWAMATSPEMGLAGASKAAVGPLTKALGLFGAANGLRANAVVMGLIDTPALRAAMEQRGQLTERQAGSSTLFDETAGRVPMRRAGTADEVAKAAAFLCSDHARMINGASVLVDGGLLYA
- a CDS encoding SDR family NAD(P)-dependent oxidoreductase; the protein is MGLLQGKRALVIGAGSGIGQATAKLFAEQGAQVVCGDLFGDLSQGTAQDITSAGGTAWSVVLDISVKTQVQATVARAVELMGGVDILVSTPFGNISMALEDLAEEQWDLEHAVLAKGTLFAIQAAVPVMRAQKAGVILVATASIFGDYGAFTHPAVFPAYGAAKGAQEMLIRVSAGMFALDGIRVCGVQPGFTLTQGAIKGLEDLGVPVDGFVAQAGAGMPMGPGQPADVAEGFLFLASDYASYINGYCLPVDGGSYAARFGRLLA